Proteins encoded together in one Chitinophaga sp. LS1 window:
- a CDS encoding SusC/RagA family TonB-linked outer membrane protein produces MSINYLKSDTKMHNQLRRIAGIMLALLLAYQWGQAQNTRITGVVTSRTDATPIPGAIISVKGTNHGTQTDADGKYSITVSPKDTLRISFIGFTAVEQVAGTSRTLNFALENNESKLQEVVVTALGISREKRSLGYAVQELKSKDIAEARESNLVNALTGKIAGVTVTSSQGSMGSSRIVIRGETSIAGNNQPLFIVDGIPVDNSQLGVGIGTARDFANAIADLNADDIESLNVLKGPNAAALYGSRAAGGVLVIKTKTGKGMKGYGVTVNSSATFENILVLPKYQNSYGQGSSGQFSYVDGKGGGVNDGVDESWGPKMDGRLIPQFFSNGEAVPFVAHPDNVKDFYQTGYTLNNGISVSGSSDKADYRFSYNNTKQTGIMPNTGITRNSFALNTTYRLTPKLTLSTYANYVKADADNLPGIDGKRANSVTLQFTWFGRQVDTRLLRNYKNADGTDFNWNHSYYSNPYWIQYENTVGQARNRFFGNARLSYEIASWLSANFRIGTDTYNDRRKYRVAYYTNGTPYGSYTEDAYQVTETNAEFTLNARKKLNKNFSIDGLVGGNVRNNQYENNFQQAPKLAVRDLYTLNNSRDPLVSTNVFNQLRVYSAFASAQVAYRDWAFLNLTARNDWSSTLPAANNSYFYPSVNANVVLSDALHIQSDVLSNLKVRGGWAMVGKDTDPYSLINTYPFSQPFGSLPLQTVNDKYLKKDLKPELTQSTEFGIEAGFLKDRLRADVTYYASSSYNQILLADVSATTGDLKKILNAGKINNHGVEVMLGATPITTASGFRWDVNINYAKNISKVIELDKEGFLNDYVLGSSGNMQVLASKGKRYGALYGKAYKRNDKGEIIVSASGAPVVADNKKVLGYYTPKWTGSINNNFSFKGFTVGFLIDTRQGGQIWSGTNYTGIYTGVLAASMPGRDEEHGGLPYYYANNNQQGTAVRLENHTSAAPNGETVYHDGIIFDGVTADGKKNEAILPAQRYYKAVYSSSLNESSVYSASFIKLREVRVGYALPLEIAHKWGLQGVNLTVTARNLFYIDKKVPNIDPETAFNTGNGQGLETLQIPTTRSIGVNLKVSF; encoded by the coding sequence ATGTCCATCAATTACCTGAAATCTGATACAAAAATGCATAACCAACTACGCAGAATCGCCGGTATCATGCTGGCTCTCCTACTCGCATATCAATGGGGGCAGGCGCAAAATACACGAATCACCGGGGTTGTCACATCCCGTACCGATGCCACACCTATTCCAGGAGCTATCATTTCTGTAAAAGGCACAAATCATGGTACACAAACCGATGCAGATGGTAAGTATTCCATCACCGTATCTCCAAAAGATACTCTCCGCATCTCTTTTATCGGATTTACCGCTGTTGAGCAGGTTGCCGGCACCAGCCGTACCCTGAATTTCGCGCTGGAAAACAACGAAAGCAAATTGCAGGAAGTAGTGGTCACCGCCCTCGGTATCAGCCGTGAAAAGCGTTCCCTGGGATATGCCGTACAGGAACTCAAATCCAAAGATATAGCCGAGGCCCGTGAGTCGAACCTCGTCAATGCGCTGACTGGTAAGATCGCTGGTGTGACGGTTACCAGTAGCCAGGGTAGTATGGGTTCTTCCCGTATCGTGATCAGGGGCGAAACCTCTATCGCGGGTAACAACCAACCTTTGTTTATAGTAGATGGTATCCCTGTTGATAATAGTCAGCTTGGTGTAGGTATCGGTACCGCCCGCGACTTTGCCAATGCCATTGCCGATCTGAACGCAGACGATATCGAATCGCTCAACGTACTGAAAGGTCCGAACGCAGCAGCATTGTACGGTTCCCGCGCCGCTGGAGGTGTACTGGTTATCAAAACCAAAACCGGTAAAGGCATGAAAGGGTATGGCGTAACTGTAAACAGCAGCGCTACCTTCGAAAATATACTTGTACTGCCTAAATACCAGAACAGCTATGGACAGGGTTCCAGCGGACAGTTCAGCTATGTAGATGGTAAAGGAGGTGGAGTGAACGACGGTGTGGATGAAAGCTGGGGGCCTAAAATGGATGGCCGCCTCATTCCGCAGTTCTTCTCCAATGGTGAAGCAGTGCCTTTCGTTGCACATCCTGACAACGTGAAGGATTTCTATCAGACCGGTTATACCCTGAACAATGGTATATCAGTAAGCGGTAGTAGCGACAAAGCAGATTACCGTTTCTCTTATAATAATACAAAGCAAACCGGCATTATGCCAAACACGGGTATCACCCGCAATTCCTTTGCGTTGAATACTACTTACCGCCTTACACCAAAGCTGACATTGAGCACCTATGCTAACTATGTAAAAGCTGATGCAGACAACCTGCCCGGTATAGATGGTAAACGTGCAAACAGTGTGACGCTGCAGTTCACCTGGTTTGGCCGTCAGGTAGATACCCGTCTCCTCAGAAATTATAAAAATGCAGATGGTACAGATTTCAACTGGAACCATAGCTACTATAGTAACCCATACTGGATACAGTATGAAAACACAGTAGGTCAGGCACGTAACCGTTTCTTCGGAAACGCCCGTCTGAGCTATGAGATCGCCAGCTGGCTCTCTGCTAACTTCCGCATTGGTACGGATACCTATAATGATAGACGTAAGTACAGAGTAGCGTACTATACAAATGGTACGCCTTATGGTTCTTATACTGAAGACGCCTATCAGGTGACCGAAACCAACGCTGAGTTTACCCTGAATGCCAGGAAGAAACTGAACAAAAACTTCTCTATTGATGGTCTGGTGGGTGGCAACGTCCGCAACAATCAATATGAAAACAACTTTCAGCAGGCACCTAAGCTGGCAGTGAGAGATCTGTATACCTTGAATAACTCCCGCGATCCACTGGTATCTACAAATGTCTTTAACCAACTGAGAGTGTACAGTGCTTTTGCTTCTGCACAGGTAGCTTACAGGGACTGGGCATTCCTGAACCTGACTGCGCGTAACGACTGGTCTTCTACATTGCCTGCGGCAAATAATTCTTACTTCTACCCATCTGTGAATGCAAATGTGGTACTGAGCGATGCATTGCACATTCAGAGCGATGTACTCTCTAACCTGAAAGTAAGAGGTGGTTGGGCAATGGTTGGTAAGGATACCGATCCTTATAGCCTGATCAATACCTATCCTTTCAGCCAGCCATTCGGTAGCTTACCGTTGCAGACTGTGAATGATAAATACCTGAAGAAAGATCTGAAACCAGAATTAACACAATCTACTGAATTCGGTATCGAAGCAGGTTTCCTGAAAGATCGCCTCCGTGCAGATGTGACTTACTATGCTTCCAGCAGTTACAACCAGATCCTGTTGGCTGATGTAAGCGCCACTACCGGTGATCTGAAGAAGATCCTGAACGCTGGTAAGATCAATAACCATGGTGTGGAAGTAATGCTGGGTGCTACACCTATCACGACTGCCTCCGGTTTCCGTTGGGATGTAAATATCAACTACGCAAAGAATATCTCCAAGGTAATAGAGCTGGACAAAGAAGGTTTCCTGAATGACTATGTACTGGGTAGCTCAGGCAATATGCAGGTACTGGCATCCAAAGGAAAGCGCTATGGCGCCCTGTATGGTAAAGCTTATAAGCGTAATGACAAAGGTGAAATTATCGTAAGTGCAAGTGGTGCACCAGTGGTAGCGGATAATAAAAAAGTACTGGGTTACTATACGCCAAAGTGGACAGGTAGTATCAACAATAACTTCTCTTTCAAAGGTTTCACTGTCGGCTTCCTGATCGATACCCGTCAGGGTGGCCAGATCTGGTCCGGTACTAACTACACCGGTATCTACACAGGTGTACTGGCAGCAAGTATGCCGGGCAGAGATGAGGAACATGGTGGTTTACCTTATTACTATGCTAACAATAACCAGCAGGGTACAGCGGTTCGCCTGGAGAACCATACATCTGCAGCACCAAATGGCGAGACTGTATATCATGATGGTATCATCTTCGACGGTGTAACTGCCGATGGTAAAAAGAATGAAGCGATCCTGCCTGCACAGCGTTATTATAAAGCTGTATACAGCAGCTCACTGAACGAAAGCAGTGTGTACAGCGCCAGCTTTATCAAACTGAGAGAGGTAAGAGTAGGATACGCACTGCCGCTGGAAATAGCGCACAAGTGGGGATTACAGGGTGTGAACCTGACAGTAACTGCACGTAACCTTTTCTACATCGACAAAAAGGTACCAAACATTGATCCGGAAACGGCCTTCAATACTGGTAACGGACAGGGACTGGAAACACTGCAGATTCCTACTACACGTAGCATTGGTGTGAACCTGAAAGTATCCTTCTAA
- a CDS encoding SusD/RagB family nutrient-binding outer membrane lipoprotein has product MKLFKYILWVSGIALVLTSCSKQLEKINKNPNESESAQPDYLLTNGIKANVDTYWGTDAAMETSLLYVQYWAKIQYTDPDKYIPASTSIQTIWNNFYAQGVQDFTTLIQLGDTLHNPNYRAVGVIMRSWIFQVLTDLYGDVPYSQAANIEKYLTPKYDNQRDIYIGLLAELKAAVSVINTNGDAIGGDVLYNGDMNKWKKFANSLRLRIALRIADQEFDAAKAVFDEIGADNSGLIAANSENAQLTYLASPNQNPVAKNRETRSDYRISKSVVDLLHTFNDPRLSVYGAIPKDTNAVVGITNGLPTDSASKLGFNKTSDVGAVFTATTAPAVIFNYAELLFIKAEAAQRGLLSGDAADLYKQAVTAALQQYSIGDAAVATYLAQTSVAYDAADYRKSIGEQKWLALFGEGLEGFAEWRRLDYPVLTPAYSGVLSGKIPLRLTYPSAEQALNGVNYKAAVTHQGADQLITRLWFDVR; this is encoded by the coding sequence ATGAAACTATTCAAATATATACTATGGGTATCTGGTATTGCACTGGTGCTCACATCCTGCTCCAAACAGCTGGAAAAAATTAACAAGAATCCGAATGAATCAGAATCTGCACAGCCGGATTATCTGCTCACCAATGGTATCAAAGCGAATGTAGATACTTACTGGGGTACAGATGCTGCTATGGAAACAAGTTTGCTGTATGTACAGTACTGGGCAAAGATCCAATACACGGATCCGGACAAATACATTCCTGCTTCTACCAGCATCCAGACTATCTGGAATAACTTTTATGCACAGGGTGTACAGGATTTCACTACGCTGATTCAGCTGGGCGATACCCTGCACAATCCGAATTATCGTGCAGTAGGTGTCATCATGCGGTCCTGGATTTTCCAGGTGCTGACTGACCTGTATGGCGATGTACCTTATTCACAGGCTGCAAATATTGAAAAATACCTGACCCCTAAGTACGATAACCAGCGTGATATTTACATCGGATTACTGGCCGAACTGAAAGCAGCGGTAAGCGTGATCAATACGAATGGTGATGCCATCGGCGGCGATGTGCTGTATAATGGTGATATGAATAAGTGGAAGAAGTTTGCAAACTCATTGCGTCTGCGTATTGCACTGAGAATAGCCGATCAGGAGTTTGATGCAGCAAAAGCCGTGTTCGATGAAATCGGTGCGGACAACAGTGGATTGATTGCTGCAAATAGTGAGAATGCACAACTAACATACCTGGCTTCTCCAAATCAGAACCCGGTAGCAAAGAACAGGGAAACGCGTAGTGACTACCGCATCAGCAAGAGCGTGGTTGATTTACTCCATACGTTCAATGACCCTCGTCTGAGTGTATATGGTGCAATCCCTAAAGATACAAATGCAGTAGTAGGTATTACCAATGGTTTGCCTACGGATTCGGCATCCAAACTGGGTTTCAACAAAACTTCAGATGTAGGTGCGGTGTTCACTGCTACGACAGCACCAGCAGTGATCTTCAACTATGCTGAGTTATTGTTCATCAAGGCAGAAGCAGCACAGAGAGGTTTGCTGAGCGGCGATGCGGCAGATCTGTACAAGCAGGCGGTCACAGCGGCACTGCAACAGTATAGTATTGGTGATGCAGCGGTAGCGACTTACCTGGCGCAGACTTCAGTAGCATATGATGCCGCTGATTACAGAAAATCAATTGGTGAGCAGAAATGGCTGGCGCTGTTTGGCGAAGGGCTGGAAGGATTTGCAGAGTGGAGAAGACTGGATTACCCGGTACTGACACCTGCTTACTCAGGTGTACTGAGTGGAAAGATTCCTTTGAGGCTTACCTATCCTTCGGCAGAGCAGGCGCTGAATGGAGTAAATTATAAAGCAGCGGTTACACATCAGGGAGCGGATCAGTTGATTACGCGTCTTTGGTTCGACGTAAGATAA
- a CDS encoding SDR family oxidoreductase, which yields MELSLKGKTALICGATQGIGLATARELAALGAECILMARDKEALKEIIPTLEAEHFQEHSYLVADFQHTKEVEEAIKTVTEKQSIHILVNNTGGPASGPIVEAEVHEFTAAFNQHLVNNHILAQAVLTGMIAAGYGRIINVISTSVKAPLKNLGVSNTIRLSVAAWAKTMATELAQYGVTVNNILPGSTNTNRLRSLIQTTAKKRGVDQTVIEQEMLNEIPAKRFGDAKEVAAAIAFLATPAAGYITGTSIPVDGGKTPTI from the coding sequence ATGGAATTATCGTTAAAGGGAAAAACCGCCCTGATCTGTGGTGCTACACAGGGAATTGGATTGGCCACAGCCAGAGAACTGGCCGCTTTAGGAGCTGAGTGTATCTTAATGGCCAGGGACAAAGAAGCCCTGAAGGAAATTATACCTACGCTCGAAGCAGAACATTTTCAAGAGCATAGTTATCTTGTGGCAGACTTCCAGCATACCAAGGAAGTAGAGGAAGCCATCAAAACCGTCACTGAGAAACAATCAATACACATCCTGGTCAATAACACAGGAGGTCCTGCCAGCGGCCCGATCGTAGAGGCAGAAGTACATGAATTCACAGCTGCTTTCAACCAGCACCTGGTGAATAACCATATACTTGCACAGGCTGTGCTCACAGGTATGATCGCTGCTGGTTATGGCAGGATCATCAATGTGATCTCTACCTCTGTGAAAGCCCCTCTCAAAAACCTAGGCGTGTCCAATACCATCCGCCTCTCCGTCGCAGCCTGGGCCAAAACCATGGCGACAGAACTGGCACAATATGGTGTGACCGTCAATAATATCCTGCCCGGTTCGACCAATACAAACCGGCTACGCTCCCTGATTCAGACCACTGCCAAGAAGCGCGGTGTGGATCAGACAGTAATAGAACAGGAAATGCTGAATGAAATACCAGCGAAACGCTTTGGAGATGCAAAGGAAGTTGCAGCTGCAATTGCATTTCTGGCAACACCTGCCGCTGGGTATATCACAGGTACGAGCATCCCCGTTGATGGAGGAAAGACACCGACTATTTAA
- a CDS encoding acyltransferase family protein: MQAANQRFLPLDVFRGLTICFMIIVNTPGSYDHIFAPLEHAAWHGFTPTDLVFPSFLFAVGNAMSFSMRKYYELGNAAVLSKIFKRTLLIFLLGFIMYWLPFVRHTPNGLEFIPFHDTRIMGVLERIALCYCFASLMIRYLPTKAVWIISALLLLGYWFIMYFLGDPADPYGFSTNAAVHFDKLILGENHMYHDKGTISEPEGLLSTLPAIVNVVIGYYTGLFIQKRKPNTFSILIRFGCMFIIVATLWNQQFPINKKLWTSSFVLLTAGLDLLILTALLYIIDVKGKTRWTGFFTTFGKNPLFLYLLSEVMVIFLYFFTIGNESVYDWLSNHIFQQIAPGKVGSLLFAITFMLFCWCVGKILDKKRIYVRV; this comes from the coding sequence ATGCAAGCAGCCAATCAACGCTTTCTGCCACTGGATGTATTCCGTGGCCTTACTATCTGCTTTATGATCATTGTAAATACCCCCGGTAGCTATGATCATATATTTGCACCACTGGAACATGCGGCCTGGCATGGATTCACACCCACCGACCTGGTTTTCCCGTCTTTCCTCTTCGCCGTGGGCAATGCCATGAGCTTTAGTATGCGCAAGTATTACGAACTGGGTAATGCCGCTGTACTATCGAAAATATTCAAAAGGACCCTGCTCATTTTCCTGCTGGGGTTCATCATGTACTGGCTGCCTTTTGTACGCCACACGCCAAACGGACTTGAATTCATTCCTTTCCATGACACCCGCATCATGGGCGTGCTGGAAAGAATTGCCCTCTGTTATTGCTTCGCTTCTCTCATGATCCGCTATTTGCCTACAAAAGCAGTTTGGATCATCAGCGCATTATTACTGCTCGGTTACTGGTTCATCATGTACTTCTTAGGCGATCCGGCTGATCCATATGGTTTCAGTACCAATGCCGCTGTCCATTTCGATAAGTTAATTCTTGGTGAAAATCACATGTACCACGATAAAGGGACGATCTCAGAACCCGAAGGATTACTCAGCACATTGCCTGCTATTGTGAATGTAGTGATCGGTTATTACACCGGCCTATTTATCCAGAAACGTAAGCCCAATACGTTCAGTATCCTCATTCGCTTCGGTTGTATGTTCATTATTGTCGCTACTTTGTGGAACCAGCAATTCCCAATTAATAAAAAGTTATGGACCAGTTCCTTCGTGTTGTTAACCGCAGGTCTGGACCTCCTGATACTCACTGCCCTCTTATATATTATAGATGTTAAGGGAAAAACCAGGTGGACCGGATTCTTCACCACCTTCGGAAAAAATCCATTATTCCTTTATCTTTTGTCAGAAGTGATGGTTATATTCTTATATTTCTTTACTATTGGGAACGAATCAGTATACGACTGGCTCAGTAACCACATATTTCAGCAAATAGCACCGGGCAAAGTAGGGTCTCTCCTCTTTGCAATTACATTCATGCTGTTTTGCTGGTGTGTGGGCAAAATTCTGGATAAAAAACGTATATACGTACGTGTATAA
- a CDS encoding LacI family DNA-binding transcriptional regulator, whose translation MNHKVTIADIARELNLTGATVSRALNNRKGTSEETRKMVQEAAERMNYRRDRIAWSLRSGRTNIIGVIIPSAEINFFGSVIHGIESMANQHGYNVLIYQSNELPEYEQKGIETFLSTRVDGILASIAKETFDFSHYLEIKERGVPLVFFDRANDSLNIPSVVVDDFRGAYYATEHLIRQGYKRIAHIAGQQHLKIFKDRLEGYKSALAAYSIPVEEDLIYQGNVSIEAGRQAIQHLLGLAKPPDAVFAVEDFTALGAVKELKDKDIDMPEAFGVIGFANESFDEHITPSLSSIDQQTVQMGKEAFKLLMELINEGEEGTLVKSRVVLDPVPVYRQSSVRR comes from the coding sequence TTGAACCACAAAGTTACTATAGCAGACATTGCGAGGGAGCTGAACCTGACGGGGGCGACTGTATCCAGGGCGTTGAATAACCGCAAAGGTACCAGCGAGGAGACCCGTAAAATGGTACAGGAAGCGGCGGAAAGGATGAACTACCGCAGGGACAGGATCGCATGGTCGCTTCGTTCCGGCAGGACCAATATTATTGGGGTGATCATTCCAAGCGCGGAAATCAACTTCTTTGGCTCTGTTATCCACGGTATTGAAAGTATGGCCAACCAACATGGCTATAATGTATTGATCTATCAGTCCAACGAACTGCCGGAATATGAACAGAAGGGGATTGAAACCTTTCTGAGTACCCGGGTAGATGGTATCCTGGCTTCTATTGCCAAGGAGACATTCGACTTTAGTCACTACCTGGAAATCAAGGAGCGGGGCGTACCCCTGGTCTTTTTTGACCGTGCGAATGATAGCCTGAATATTCCTTCGGTAGTGGTAGATGACTTCAGAGGAGCTTACTATGCTACGGAGCACCTGATCCGTCAGGGGTATAAAAGGATTGCTCACATTGCGGGGCAGCAGCACCTGAAAATTTTCAAAGACCGCCTGGAAGGATATAAATCTGCCCTGGCGGCGTACAGCATTCCTGTAGAGGAGGACCTGATATACCAGGGAAACGTTTCGATCGAGGCGGGCAGACAGGCAATACAACATTTGTTGGGGCTGGCAAAGCCGCCTGATGCGGTATTTGCCGTGGAGGATTTTACGGCGCTGGGCGCAGTAAAGGAACTGAAAGATAAAGATATAGATATGCCGGAGGCTTTTGGTGTGATCGGGTTTGCCAATGAATCGTTTGATGAGCATATAACGCCGAGCTTGTCGAGTATAGATCAGCAGACGGTGCAGATGGGGAAGGAGGCGTTCAAGTTATTGATGGAGTTGATAAATGAAGGGGAAGAGGGAACACTGGTAAAGTCGAGGGTGGTGTTGGATCCGGTACCGGTGTATAGGCAGTCATCTGTAAGAAGATAG
- a CDS encoding cellulase family glycosylhydrolase, with the protein MKGKVSLIALLFATMAVVANAQPRPQWSKKQAQKWYKSHAWQRGANFIPSSAINQLEMWQAATFDTTTISRDLGYAASIGLNSMRVFLHHAAWEQDPQGFKNRLNTYLSIADRYGISTIFVLFDDCWNKTYAIGTQPEPKPGIHNSGWLQDPGIRRESSPQLNDTLHKYVNDVMTSFRKDKRILLWDLYNEPGNSDYGDKSLPLLQLVFTWGREANTEQPISSGVWNKSLTSLNEFQLNNSDVITYHNYADEKDHQEVIDTLRKYGRPLICTEYMARSRGSRFANIMPLLKKENVAAYNWGLVSGKTNTIYAWDTPMPDGAEPKVWFHDIFRQDGTPYSTEEITVIKALTGTN; encoded by the coding sequence ATGAAAGGAAAAGTTTCATTAATCGCTTTGTTATTTGCGACGATGGCCGTTGTCGCTAATGCTCAGCCGCGACCACAATGGTCCAAAAAACAAGCTCAGAAATGGTATAAATCACATGCGTGGCAACGTGGTGCCAATTTCATCCCCAGTTCTGCTATTAACCAGCTGGAAATGTGGCAGGCTGCTACCTTCGACACCACCACCATCAGCCGTGACCTTGGCTACGCCGCCTCTATTGGTTTAAACTCTATGCGCGTATTCCTCCATCACGCTGCCTGGGAGCAGGATCCTCAGGGTTTCAAAAACCGCCTGAACACCTACCTCAGTATCGCAGACCGCTATGGTATCTCCACCATCTTCGTACTTTTCGACGACTGTTGGAACAAAACCTATGCTATCGGTACCCAACCTGAACCTAAACCCGGTATCCATAACTCCGGCTGGCTGCAGGACCCAGGTATCCGCAGAGAAAGTTCACCACAGCTGAACGACACCCTGCACAAATATGTAAATGATGTAATGACCTCCTTCAGGAAAGATAAACGTATCCTCCTATGGGATCTTTATAACGAACCAGGCAACTCCGACTATGGAGACAAAAGCCTGCCTTTATTACAACTCGTTTTCACCTGGGGCAGAGAAGCTAATACTGAACAGCCTATCAGCTCCGGTGTATGGAATAAAAGTCTCACAAGCCTGAACGAATTCCAACTGAACAATTCAGATGTGATCACCTATCACAACTATGCTGACGAAAAGGACCACCAGGAAGTAATCGACACCCTGCGTAAGTATGGTCGTCCCCTGATCTGTACCGAATACATGGCCCGTTCCCGTGGCAGCCGCTTTGCGAACATTATGCCGCTCCTGAAAAAGGAAAATGTAGCTGCTTACAACTGGGGCCTTGTATCAGGTAAGACCAATACTATTTATGCCTGGGATACACCTATGCCTGACGGCGCAGAACCTAAAGTTTGGTTCCACGACATTTTCAGACAAGACGGTACACCTTACAGCACAGAAGAGATCACGGTGATCAAAGCCCTGACAGGAACAAATTAG
- the galK gene encoding galactokinase yields the protein MEQAKLNAYCQQHFDQEPIMVRAAGRINLIGEHTDYNNGFVLPAAIDKAIYLAIIKRNDNKIVLHALDVNDTFTGSLDKLERTKQHWPDYLLGVVQQLQQGGHIISGFECAFCGNIPLGAGLSSSAALECATVFGLNEMFSLGLGRKEMALLSQAAENQFVGVRCGIMDQFASMFGKKQQLIKLDCASLEYEYIPFNFDDVNLVLLDTQVKHSLASSEYNTRRAECEQGVAWVKAHHPHVNSLRDVNMDMLDAYVKGKDAIVYNRCRYVVEEIQRLQDACIDLQNDDLISFGKKVFATHEGLDKLYNVSCPELNWLAEFAAGENGVMGARMMGGGFGGCTINIVKKTAVPALLERAAAGYKQQFNTNLKAYVTSIEDGCRTVNNLVNN from the coding sequence GTGGAGCAAGCTAAACTAAACGCTTATTGCCAGCAGCATTTTGATCAGGAACCAATTATGGTAAGAGCTGCAGGACGCATTAATCTCATTGGAGAACATACGGATTACAACAATGGATTCGTATTGCCTGCCGCTATTGACAAAGCTATCTACCTCGCCATTATCAAGCGCAACGACAACAAAATTGTGCTACATGCACTGGATGTAAATGATACATTCACCGGGTCGTTGGATAAACTGGAGCGTACGAAACAGCATTGGCCTGATTATCTGCTGGGCGTTGTGCAGCAATTGCAGCAGGGTGGTCATATCATCAGCGGATTTGAATGTGCATTTTGCGGTAATATTCCCCTGGGCGCCGGCCTCTCATCCTCCGCAGCACTGGAATGTGCTACCGTATTTGGTCTGAATGAAATGTTTAGCCTTGGCCTGGGTCGTAAAGAAATGGCGCTCCTGTCACAGGCTGCCGAAAACCAGTTTGTAGGTGTACGTTGTGGTATCATGGACCAGTTTGCCAGCATGTTTGGTAAGAAACAACAGCTGATCAAACTGGATTGTGCCTCCCTGGAATATGAATACATCCCATTCAACTTTGACGATGTGAACCTCGTGCTGCTGGATACACAGGTGAAGCACTCCCTGGCATCATCCGAATATAATACCCGCCGTGCTGAATGCGAGCAGGGTGTAGCCTGGGTAAAGGCGCACCATCCGCATGTAAATAGCCTGCGCGATGTAAATATGGATATGCTGGATGCCTATGTAAAAGGTAAGGATGCCATCGTATATAACCGTTGCCGTTATGTAGTGGAAGAAATTCAGCGCTTACAGGATGCCTGTATCGATCTGCAGAATGACGACCTTATATCTTTCGGTAAAAAAGTATTTGCTACACACGAAGGCCTCGATAAGCTGTATAATGTAAGCTGCCCTGAACTGAACTGGCTGGCGGAATTCGCTGCCGGTGAAAATGGTGTAATGGGTGCACGTATGATGGGTGGTGGCTTTGGTGGCTGTACCATCAACATCGTGAAGAAAACTGCTGTACCTGCCCTGCTGGAAAGAGCAGCTGCCGGCTATAAACAACAGTTCAACACTAATCTGAAAGCATATGTGACCAGCATTGAAGATGGTTGCCGTACTGTCAACAATCTGGTGAATAACTAA